Proteins encoded in a region of the Thermodesulfobacteriota bacterium genome:
- the coaBC gene encoding bifunctional phosphopantothenoylcysteine decarboxylase/phosphopantothenate--cysteine ligase CoaBC — protein sequence MMRFSTLSSKKILLGVTGSIAAYKAVELVRELSRQGAAVTVVMTESAGKFVGLTTFNALSGQPVYTDLFNNPADPALHINLPRQADAVVIAPATANFIGKMAHGIADDLLSTIVLAAQKPILVCPAMNSAMYEHPATKGNLEQLRKYGYLVVEPETGPLACGDEGPGRLAEPSTICEAVKIALEKKDLQGQKILITAGPTEEPIDPVRFISNRSSGKMGYSLARVARRRGAEVVLISGPTCLSKPWGIEFVPVRTAAEMYKAVMSCFDWATIVIKAAAVADYGPSTVLPQKLKKGTPDLSLKLTRTPDILKELGKRKKRQFLVGFAAESKNLAVEARRKLQEKNLDLIVANDISAPGAGFGFDTNQVKIITADGGVIDSPLLDKEELSYMILDKVLEVMRRK from the coding sequence ATGATGCGCTTCTCTACGCTTTCCTCTAAAAAGATTTTGCTCGGGGTAACGGGCAGTATAGCCGCCTATAAGGCGGTGGAACTGGTGCGTGAACTATCCCGGCAGGGTGCGGCAGTAACCGTGGTGATGACTGAAAGCGCCGGTAAGTTCGTTGGTCTCACCACATTCAATGCCCTCTCCGGCCAACCCGTTTACACGGACCTCTTTAATAATCCGGCAGATCCGGCCCTGCACATCAATCTCCCCCGTCAGGCCGATGCCGTTGTAATCGCCCCGGCTACGGCCAACTTCATCGGCAAAATGGCCCATGGGATAGCCGACGATCTCCTTTCCACTATAGTCCTGGCAGCCCAAAAACCTATCCTCGTCTGTCCGGCCATGAATAGCGCCATGTACGAACATCCGGCCACAAAAGGCAACCTGGAGCAGCTCCGTAAGTACGGATACCTGGTTGTTGAACCGGAAACCGGCCCCCTCGCCTGCGGAGATGAAGGGCCGGGCCGTCTGGCCGAGCCGTCCACTATATGCGAGGCCGTAAAGATAGCCCTTGAGAAAAAAGACCTCCAGGGCCAGAAGATTTTGATAACCGCCGGGCCGACAGAAGAGCCTATAGATCCGGTTCGTTTTATCTCAAACCGTTCATCCGGCAAGATGGGTTACAGCCTGGCCCGCGTGGCCAGACGGCGGGGGGCGGAGGTTGTACTTATCAGCGGCCCCACCTGCCTTTCCAAACCCTGGGGCATAGAGTTCGTGCCGGTACGCACTGCGGCCGAGATGTACAAGGCGGTCATGTCCTGTTTTGACTGGGCCACTATTGTGATCAAGGCGGCAGCGGTGGCTGATTACGGACCTTCGACCGTTCTCCCCCAAAAATTAAAAAAGGGGACACCGGATCTGTCGCTCAAGCTCACACGCACCCCTGATATACTCAAAGAATTGGGTAAGCGCAAAAAACGGCAATTTTTAGTAGGGTTTGCGGCGGAAAGCAAAAATTTAGCAGTTGAGGCGCGCCGAAAATTACAGGAAAAAAATCTGGACCTGATCGTGGCCAACGATATTAGCGCTCCCGGAGCCGGTTTTGGATTTGATACCAACCAGGTAAAGATCATTACGGCGGATGGCGGGGTAATCGATTCCCCCCTCCTCGATAAGGAAGAACTAAGCTATATGATTTTAGATAAGGTCTTAGAAGTTATGCGAAGAAAATAG
- a CDS encoding uracil-DNA glycosylase, whose translation MKAQRKEILEILSQCKDYLSFRKAMGLGFLPASSGKVLYETVMLEGSSKGNENNPPVSSVIIPPSPPLKKEGMGGLTGISPIGGRGSEENIGQEKRPTLADVRRELGDCERCKLHKTRTNIVFGAGNEQAKLVFVGEGPGLDEDIQGEPFVGAAGQLLTRIIRAINLRREDVYICNIIKCRPPKNRNPEPDEIEACKPFVLKQLEVIRPRLICALGSVAAQALLETAAPIGILRGRFHSFRGVKLMPTYHPAYLLRNPAKKREVWEDMQMIQKEYQAL comes from the coding sequence ATGAAGGCCCAACGTAAAGAAATACTGGAAATACTCTCCCAATGTAAAGACTACCTCTCCTTTCGCAAGGCTATGGGGCTGGGTTTTTTGCCTGCGTCATCCGGTAAGGTACTGTATGAAACTGTTATGTTGGAGGGAAGCTCAAAAGGCAATGAAAATAATCCCCCCGTGTCTTCCGTTATAATCCCCCCCAGCCCCCCTTTGAAAAAGGAGGGTATGGGGGGATTGACAGGCATCTCGCCTATAGGAGGAAGGGGTTCAGAGGAAAACATCGGCCAGGAGAAACGACCGACTCTGGCTGACGTGCGCCGCGAGCTTGGCGATTGCGAGCGTTGTAAGCTACACAAGACGCGCACCAATATAGTCTTTGGCGCGGGCAACGAACAGGCAAAATTAGTATTCGTAGGCGAAGGGCCGGGACTGGATGAAGATATACAGGGAGAACCGTTTGTCGGCGCCGCCGGACAGCTTTTGACCCGGATCATCCGGGCCATAAACCTGAGGCGTGAGGATGTCTATATATGCAATATCATCAAGTGCCGGCCGCCCAAAAACCGAAACCCGGAGCCGGATGAAATAGAGGCATGTAAGCCATTCGTGCTTAAACAGCTGGAGGTTATACGGCCTCGCCTGATCTGTGCCCTGGGAAGCGTGGCGGCCCAGGCCCTGCTCGAAACAGCAGCGCCGATTGGCATATTGCGGGGCCGTTTTCATAGCTTTCGGGGCGTAAAGTTGATGCCTACCTACCACCCCGCCTATCTACTGCGCAACCCAGCTAAAAAACGAGAGGTCTGGGAAGATATGCAGATGATACAAAAGGAATATCAGGCGTTATGA
- a CDS encoding nodulation protein NfeD: protein MIIIRYGGVVFIVLCLFLSNATASTATVSGPIHVIEVEGSINPGSAKFIIDHIEQAEKDKAQCLIIRLDTPGGLETAMRSIVKGILNSPVLIVVYVSPAGARAASAGVMITIAAHIAAMASGTNIGAAHPVNIGGRDMDKEMARKAENDMVAFVRSIAEKRGRNAGWVEDAVRKSVSITETDALKLKVIDLMARDMDDLLIQLHGREVQTTTGIVKFNTSRARVITFSEGIGEKVLRLIADPNIAYILMMIGLAGLYFELAHPGAIFPGAIGAISLILAFFAFQTLPVNYAGVLLILLSAVLFLLEIKVVSYGLLGLGGVIALVLGSMMLFQGGEPAIRPDVKVLVPTIAAVSVFFITVAFLAIRAVRAKPKTGTPALIGEIGVIKEWSNGKGKVFVHGEYWNAVANEQMEAGTDVEVVSVDRLLLKVQRKKIS from the coding sequence ATGATTATCATCAGATATGGCGGCGTGGTCTTCATAGTCTTGTGTCTTTTTTTGAGCAACGCTACGGCCTCGACCGCCACAGTCTCCGGCCCCATCCATGTAATAGAGGTGGAAGGAAGCATAAATCCAGGGTCGGCTAAGTTCATTATCGATCATATCGAGCAGGCGGAAAAAGATAAGGCGCAATGCCTCATCATACGGCTGGACACACCGGGCGGGCTGGAGACGGCCATGCGCTCTATAGTCAAAGGTATCTTGAACTCTCCTGTGCTCATTGTGGTCTATGTCTCGCCGGCCGGGGCCAGGGCCGCCTCTGCTGGTGTGATGATTACGATCGCTGCCCACATCGCCGCCATGGCCTCGGGGACGAATATCGGGGCGGCGCATCCGGTAAATATCGGCGGAAGGGATATGGATAAGGAGATGGCCCGCAAGGCGGAAAACGATATGGTGGCCTTTGTCCGGAGCATTGCGGAAAAGAGGGGGCGCAACGCCGGCTGGGTCGAGGACGCCGTTCGCAAAAGCGTTTCTATTACCGAGACAGATGCGCTCAAATTAAAGGTCATTGATCTTATGGCCCGGGATATGGATGATCTTCTTATCCAGTTGCATGGCCGTGAAGTCCAGACCACTACCGGCATAGTAAAATTTAATACCAGCCGGGCCAGGGTCATTACCTTCAGCGAAGGCATTGGTGAAAAGGTTCTCCGCCTTATAGCTGACCCCAATATTGCTTATATCCTGATGATGATCGGTCTGGCCGGTCTGTACTTTGAATTGGCCCATCCTGGGGCCATCTTCCCTGGAGCTATAGGGGCCATCTCCCTTATACTGGCCTTTTTCGCCTTCCAGACCCTGCCGGTTAACTACGCCGGGGTCCTGTTAATCCTTCTCTCTGCCGTGCTTTTCCTCCTCGAAATTAAAGTTGTCAGCTATGGGCTGCTCGGTCTGGGAGGGGTCATCGCCCTTGTACTGGGTTCCATGATGTTGTTTCAAGGTGGTGAGCCGGCTATACGCCCGGATGTAAAGGTATTAGTTCCGACCATTGCCGCTGTTTCTGTCTTCTTTATTACCGTGGCCTTCCTTGCTATACGAGCAGTCAGGGCAAAACCCAAAACCGGAACGCCTGCCTTAATCGGTGAGATAGGCGTTATTAAAGAATGGTCTAACGGCAAGGGTAAGGTATTTGTCCACGGCGAGTACTGGAATGCCGTAGCAAACGAACAGATGGAAGCAGGTACGGACGTAGAAGTTGTATCCGTTGATCGGCTTTTACTTAAGGTTCAAAGGAAGAAAATATCTTAG
- a CDS encoding slipin family protein, with amino-acid sequence MSLPFLVIIFFAVLFFASALRILNEYERGVVFRLGRVIGAKGPGLIILIPGIDKMRKVDLRTVTLDVPPQDIITRDNVSVKVSAVVFFRVMDAMKAVIDVENYLFATSQLAQTTLRSVCGQAEMDDLLAEREKINSKIQGILDMHTEPWGVKVSAVEVKQIDLPVEMQRAMAKQAEAERERRAKVINAEGEFQAATKLAEAAGIIEKYPMALQLRYLQTLREVAAENNSTTLFPIPIDLFKPFLSAMESKKTEGL; translated from the coding sequence ATGTCTCTTCCATTTTTGGTGATAATCTTTTTTGCAGTATTATTCTTTGCCAGCGCCTTGCGTATTCTTAACGAATACGAGCGGGGCGTAGTCTTTCGTCTGGGCCGGGTTATCGGGGCCAAAGGGCCGGGGCTTATCATCCTTATTCCGGGTATTGATAAGATGCGCAAGGTGGATTTGCGCACCGTTACCCTAGATGTCCCGCCGCAGGACATCATAACCCGCGACAATGTCTCTGTTAAGGTCTCGGCTGTGGTCTTTTTCCGGGTTATGGACGCTATGAAGGCGGTGATTGATGTGGAGAATTACCTTTTTGCTACATCCCAGCTTGCCCAGACTACACTAAGGAGTGTCTGTGGCCAGGCCGAGATGGACGATCTTCTGGCCGAGCGGGAAAAGATCAATTCAAAGATCCAGGGGATACTGGATATGCACACCGAACCTTGGGGGGTCAAGGTAAGCGCGGTAGAGGTAAAACAGATAGACCTGCCGGTGGAGATGCAGCGGGCCATGGCGAAACAGGCGGAGGCGGAGAGAGAAAGACGGGCGAAGGTTATAAACGCTGAAGGTGAATTTCAGGCGGCAACCAAGTTAGCCGAGGCCGCCGGCATCATTGAAAAATATCCTATGGCCTTACAACTACGGTATCTTCAGACGCTGCGTGAGGTGGCCGCAGAAAATAACTCGACAACGCTCTTTCCTATTCCCATAGACCTGTTCAAGCCCTTTTTATCGGCTATGGAGAGTAAAAAAACAGAAGGCCTGTAG
- a CDS encoding CBS domain-containing protein: MSIGEICIREVVIARATDSIHKAAQLMRDYSVRTVIITENRHPIGILTDRDITIRVVAEGNDPHQSLVKDVMSARLLTVRESASVGDGIRIMRGRGIRRLPVIDQQGKLVGIVTLDDLIDLLAEEMSALAGLIRYEQEKEKQK, encoded by the coding sequence ATGTCTATTGGTGAGATTTGCATCCGTGAAGTGGTCATCGCCAGGGCCACAGACTCTATTCACAAGGCCGCGCAGCTCATGCGGGATTATTCAGTGCGCACCGTAATAATTACCGAAAACAGGCATCCCATAGGCATCCTGACCGACCGGGACATAACCATCAGGGTGGTGGCCGAGGGGAATGACCCGCACCAGAGTCTGGTCAAAGATGTTATGAGCGCCCGCCTGCTCACCGTAAGGGAATCGGCAAGTGTGGGAGATGGTATCCGGATTATGCGCGGCAGGGGCATTCGGCGTCTTCCGGTAATAGATCAGCAAGGCAAACTGGTCGGCATTGTGACCCTGGATGATTTGATAGACCTCCTGGCCGAAGAGATGTCTGCTTTAGCGGGGTTAATCAGATACGAACAAGAAAAAGAAAAACAAAAATAA
- a CDS encoding SagB/ThcOx family dehydrogenase, producing MNTLGILFIASLIFLPIFAMAQTHADVPLPKPSFTGKKSVEEVIKARRTIRHFKAKALNLEQLSQILWAVYGVTANDPYKSVPSAGALYPLDIWVAVGKNGVEGLAAGVYHYIPKAHRLTQVKAGEVRDDIAMASLYQSWMAEAPVIFIITGEYERCTRKYGEKGIPYTYIEAGHAGQNIFLQAGALGLGAGIVGAFHSDVIRQVLGISRIYDPILIMPVGYK from the coding sequence ATGAATACCCTGGGCATCCTTTTTATAGCCTCTCTAATTTTCCTGCCCATCTTCGCTATGGCCCAAACCCATGCGGACGTCCCGCTTCCCAAGCCCTCCTTTACCGGTAAAAAGTCCGTGGAAGAGGTTATCAAGGCCCGGCGAACCATCCGCCATTTCAAGGCTAAGGCCCTGAATCTGGAGCAGCTTTCCCAAATCCTCTGGGCCGTCTACGGCGTCACTGCAAACGATCCTTACAAATCCGTACCGTCGGCAGGCGCCCTCTATCCCCTGGACATCTGGGTGGCCGTCGGGAAAAATGGGGTAGAAGGATTGGCGGCCGGAGTCTATCACTATATCCCGAAGGCGCATAGGCTGACCCAGGTGAAGGCCGGAGAGGTTCGGGACGATATCGCCATGGCCTCACTTTACCAGAGCTGGATGGCTGAGGCCCCTGTTATCTTCATAATAACCGGGGAATATGAACGGTGTACCCGGAAGTATGGAGAAAAAGGCATCCCTTATACCTACATCGAGGCCGGGCATGCCGGGCAGAATATCTTTCTCCAGGCCGGGGCTTTGGGGCTGGGGGCCGGCATTGTGGGGGCCTTTCACAGCGACGTGATCCGGCAGGTGCTGGGTATCAGCAGAATTTACGATCCCATCTTGATTATGCCGGTGGGATATAAATGA
- a CDS encoding DUF3108 domain-containing protein translates to MFFACIVIAFIAASSLTKGTRAAEKISPFHPGEKLTFQIKWSFIPAGEAVLAVLPIETINGIKSYHFVMLVRTYPFIDIFYKVRNRIDAYTDVEMTRSILYKKKQHEGSTKRDIVVNFDWERSEAQYSNFGEKKNPVSILPGSFDPLSVLYAFRLHDLKENTEIEIPVTDGKKSIIGKARVVKKEKIKLTSGTYDTYLVEPELRHIGGVFEKSKDAELNVWVTADEQRLPVKIKSKVIIGSFVAELISAGMIDQDIGMLE, encoded by the coding sequence TTGTTTTTTGCCTGCATTGTCATAGCCTTCATCGCGGCCTCCAGCCTCACTAAAGGCACCCGGGCGGCCGAGAAAATTTCCCCTTTTCACCCCGGCGAGAAACTGACTTTTCAAATTAAATGGAGTTTTATACCGGCCGGTGAGGCTGTCCTTGCGGTACTCCCGATAGAAACCATAAATGGTATTAAATCGTATCATTTTGTAATGCTGGTCAGAACTTATCCATTTATAGATATTTTCTATAAAGTTCGCAACAGAATAGATGCCTATACAGACGTAGAGATGACCCGCTCAATTTTATATAAGAAAAAACAACATGAGGGGAGTACCAAAAGGGACATCGTTGTGAATTTCGATTGGGAAAGGTCAGAGGCTCAATACTCCAACTTTGGAGAAAAGAAAAATCCCGTTTCTATATTACCCGGTTCCTTTGATCCGTTGTCCGTTCTTTACGCCTTTCGACTGCATGATCTGAAAGAAAATACAGAAATCGAGATTCCGGTAACCGATGGAAAAAAATCAATAATAGGAAAGGCGCGGGTCGTAAAAAAGGAAAAAATCAAACTAACAAGCGGAACGTATGATACCTATTTAGTGGAGCCGGAATTAAGGCATATCGGCGGTGTATTTGAGAAAAGCAAAGATGCTGAACTTAATGTATGGGTAACGGCTGATGAGCAACGGCTCCCTGTTAAAATAAAGAGTAAGGTAATAATCGGAAGTTTCGTAGCAGAACTTATTTCAGCCGGAATGATTGATCAAGATATAGGCATGTTAGAATAG
- the pilM gene encoding type IV pilus assembly protein PilM: MFFKKQKFALGLDIGSHSIKVAEVTDSSHGLQLKNFGIAAVPAQTIVEGVVKERAQVADIIAALVNNLKITGRRTAASIAGYSVIIKKINMPLMSDKELEDNIAVEAAQYIPFDINDVYIDFQILGASVEKKDRMDVMLVAAKRETIDEYSELIRDANLVPTIIDVDPFALENAYEANYDTQDQNIALVDIGASKININILINGVSTFTRDASFGGDQITDQIRSKLGLPYDQAEILKISGNVNGDNRPILEEIFSSTCSLWTMEIRRAIDFYYANYPDHSLAKIVLSGGSAKIAGLSDILRLETDIPVEIFDPFARIDVDPDRFDPEYIGQVGPQAAIAIGLALRSVEI; the protein is encoded by the coding sequence ATGTTTTTTAAAAAACAAAAATTTGCCTTGGGGTTAGATATCGGCTCCCATTCTATAAAGGTAGCCGAGGTGACAGACTCTTCCCATGGGTTACAACTGAAAAACTTTGGTATAGCGGCTGTCCCCGCACAGACCATTGTCGAAGGAGTGGTAAAGGAGCGGGCACAGGTGGCTGATATTATAGCCGCACTGGTGAACAATTTAAAAATAACGGGCAGGCGCACAGCGGCATCTATCGCCGGTTATTCGGTTATTATAAAGAAGATAAATATGCCGCTTATGAGTGATAAGGAACTGGAAGATAATATCGCGGTCGAGGCCGCACAGTATATTCCTTTTGATATTAACGACGTCTATATCGATTTCCAGATACTGGGAGCGAGCGTAGAGAAAAAAGACCGCATGGACGTTATGCTGGTGGCTGCAAAGCGTGAAACGATAGACGAATACTCTGAGTTAATTCGCGATGCCAATCTTGTTCCTACCATTATCGATGTCGATCCATTTGCGCTGGAAAATGCCTATGAAGCCAATTACGACACGCAAGATCAGAACATCGCCCTGGTGGATATCGGGGCCTCCAAGATTAATATCAACATCCTGATCAACGGCGTCTCTACTTTCACCCGGGATGCCTCCTTTGGCGGCGATCAGATCACGGACCAGATTCGATCTAAGCTTGGTCTGCCATACGATCAGGCGGAAATTTTGAAGATAAGCGGCAATGTGAACGGCGATAATAGGCCAATCCTTGAGGAGATATTTTCTTCTACATGTTCCCTCTGGACGATGGAAATAAGGCGGGCCATTGACTTCTATTACGCAAACTATCCGGACCATAGCCTGGCCAAGATTGTGCTGAGCGGCGGATCGGCCAAGATCGCCGGACTCAGCGATATCTTACGCCTGGAGACAGATATCCCGGTGGAAATATTTGATCCCTTTGCCCGCATAGATGTGGACCCTGACCGGTTTGATCCGGAGTATATAGGCCAGGTAGGCCCGCAAGCCGCTATAGCTATCGGCCTGGCCCTGAGAAGTGTAGAGATATGA
- a CDS encoding PilN domain-containing protein, which produces MIKINLLPVRLAKKKENIRKQLSVCLLSVFFIVLAMAYLGISFSYQIKSLTADIGEARNEIGEYNKVVQGLEEQKKQKDLIQKKLDVLGRLQRNKTGPVHMLDEISTNLPEKRLWLKAVKQTENKLLLEGVAMDNGTIALYMKSLAASPYFTNVDLINSAQETVNSVKLMQFSITCEIRGASVDTSIAEQPADQKKKGEKKA; this is translated from the coding sequence ATGATTAAAATAAACCTCTTACCAGTCAGATTAGCCAAGAAGAAGGAAAACATCCGTAAACAATTATCGGTATGCCTTCTGTCCGTATTCTTTATTGTTTTAGCCATGGCTTATCTGGGTATTTCCTTTTCGTATCAGATAAAATCGCTGACTGCTGATATCGGGGAGGCCCGGAATGAGATAGGTGAGTACAATAAGGTAGTCCAGGGACTCGAAGAGCAAAAAAAACAAAAGGACTTAATCCAGAAAAAACTCGATGTCCTTGGTCGGCTGCAGAGAAATAAAACCGGGCCGGTACATATGCTGGATGAAATAAGCACAAATTTGCCGGAAAAAAGGTTATGGCTCAAGGCCGTCAAACAGACCGAAAATAAGCTCCTCCTGGAAGGAGTGGCCATGGATAACGGTACTATAGCCTTATACATGAAGAGCTTGGCCGCTTCTCCTTATTTTACCAATGTGGACTTAATAAATTCGGCCCAGGAGACGGTCAACAGCGTGAAATTGATGCAGTTTAGCATTACTTGCGAGATCAGGGGGGCTTCGGTAGATACGTCTATAGCGGAGCAGCCTGCCGACCAAAAAAAGAAGGGTGAGAAAAAGGCATGA
- a CDS encoding type 4a pilus biogenesis protein PilO — protein sequence MKGLSLPPKIEHIVTGLPFKQKILIYIGILAALVAVFVVILIGPQFRKIGKLRGELEDAQATLDKVKHKAANLAQFKAELEATKAQFQQALLLLPDKKEIPSLLTNISSLGNEAGLEFILFKPKEEAPKDFYAEIPVEIIVEGPYHNVAVFFDRVSKLPRIVNISNVSMTDPQKAHGAMMIKTSCLATTYRFVEGEPGEDKQKNN from the coding sequence ATGAAAGGGTTAAGTCTGCCACCCAAGATAGAACATATAGTTACCGGGTTGCCCTTTAAGCAGAAGATTTTGATTTATATCGGCATACTTGCGGCCCTGGTAGCGGTTTTTGTCGTCATTTTGATCGGACCCCAGTTCAGAAAGATCGGGAAGCTGCGCGGGGAGCTTGAAGACGCACAGGCCACCCTGGACAAGGTCAAACATAAAGCCGCTAATCTGGCACAATTTAAGGCTGAACTTGAGGCGACCAAGGCCCAATTCCAACAGGCCCTGTTGCTCCTCCCGGATAAGAAAGAGATCCCCTCCCTGCTAACCAACATTTCAAGTCTTGGGAACGAAGCGGGCCTGGAATTTATTCTTTTTAAGCCGAAAGAAGAAGCACCCAAGGATTTTTATGCCGAAATCCCTGTAGAGATTATCGTTGAGGGGCCATACCACAACGTGGCCGTATTTTTTGACAGAGTGAGCAAGCTGCCGCGCATAGTCAATATCTCTAATGTCTCTATGACTGATCCCCAAAAGGCACATGGCGCGATGATGATAAAGACCTCCTGTCTGGCCACCACGTACCGATTTGTAGAGGGCGAGCCTGGTGAAGATAAACAGAAAAACAACTAG
- a CDS encoding pilus assembly protein PilP, producing MACSLMCLMLIFAGCKDKKTEPPLSVPNEGSQKAEAASPASGMNGEIGMLEKYSYNPVGKPDPFKPFISEDKAGDKSKTVSPGSVALPLQSLDIGQLTLVAVVTNSRDPYAMVEDASGRGYILRTGSRVGTQEGVVTGILADRVVVTETVKDFTGKIRKRPVILRLSGSGEGED from the coding sequence ATGGCGTGTAGTTTGATGTGCCTGATGCTTATCTTTGCCGGCTGCAAGGACAAGAAAACGGAACCCCCCTTAAGTGTGCCGAATGAAGGGTCTCAGAAAGCCGAAGCCGCCTCTCCTGCCTCCGGGATGAACGGCGAAATCGGGATGCTGGAAAAATATTCTTATAACCCGGTCGGAAAGCCGGATCCGTTTAAGCCCTTTATATCAGAAGATAAGGCAGGGGATAAATCAAAAACCGTATCGCCCGGCAGCGTGGCCTTACCGCTGCAAAGCCTGGATATTGGCCAGTTGACGCTGGTTGCCGTCGTTACCAACAGCAGGGATCCCTACGCCATGGTGGAAGACGCATCGGGCAGGGGTTACATCTTGCGTACAGGAAGCCGTGTGGGGACGCAGGAAGGCGTTGTAACCGGCATCCTGGCGGACCGCGTGGTAGTCACGGAAACCGTGAAAGATTTTACCGGAAAAATAAGGAAACGCCCCGTGATACTCAGGTTAAGTGGATCAGGGGAAGGAGAAGATTAA